A genomic stretch from Sphaerodactylus townsendi isolate TG3544 linkage group LG15, MPM_Stown_v2.3, whole genome shotgun sequence includes:
- the LOC125444434 gene encoding LOW QUALITY PROTEIN: solute carrier family 35 member G3-like (The sequence of the model RefSeq protein was modified relative to this genomic sequence to represent the inferred CDS: deleted 1 base in 1 codon; substituted 2 bases at 2 genomic stop codons) encodes MALDFRSPLRVAQSVTDLLRFSPPCSPPPPPPRPPWNRYRPSESMQGLLIALFGGGVPAGFAALFTRMANEASGIPSLQILLFRCILHLFFFGCIRFQKIPCCGPPESRKRTFYHACVNIISIGFAYTSFMVVPSGNATTVRKGSSTICSTLLALYVEKNHLTGYDWFGLAGSTLGVVIMVVPDLLNLDKSTQLYDALGYLLACMGGVLLALGLVIFRSLDFPAKLVTVTFLFGAVGSVLCLPAMFLLQDPVLPEDLLTWTCVLSASPPVLPSASXWVIXNPPSLLVWPQVALQVVVTLPAQYHVSWWEVVTPFDIMGAGVILGSIAIITAQNISCDTPQDDEGVV; translated from the exons ATGGCACTAGACTTTAGGAGCCCCCTCCGAGTCGCTCAGTCTGTGACAGACCTCTTACGGTTTTCTCCTCCGTGCTcccccccgcctcctcccccccgcccaccctgGAATCGCTACCGCCCGTCGGAGAGCATGCAGGGCCTGCTGATCGCTCTCTTTGGGGGCGGCGTGCCAGCCGGTTTTGCCGCCTTGTTCACCCGCATGGCCAACGAGGCTTCGGGCATCCCCTCGCTGCAGATCCTCCTCTTCCGCTGCATCCTCCACCTGTTCTTCTTCGGCTGCATCCGCTTCCAGAAGATCCCCTGCTGCGGACCGCCCGAGTCCCGCAAGCGGACCTTCTACCACGCCTGCGTCAACATCATCTCCATCGGCTTCGCCTATACCTCCTTCATGGTGGTGCCCAGCGGGAACGCCACCACGGTCCGCAAGGGCTCCTCCACCATCTGCTCCACCCTGCTGGCTTTGTACGTGGAGAAGAACCACCTGACGGGCTACGACTGGTTTGGGCTGGCGGGCAGCACGTTGGGGGTGGTCATCATGGTGGTGCCGGACTTGCTGAACCTGGACAAGAGCACCCAACTCTACGACGCTCTGGGCTACCTCCTGGCTTGCATGGGAGGGGTGCTCTTGGCCTTGGGCCTGGTCATCTTCCGGAGCTTGGACTTCCCAGCGAAGCTGGTGACGGTGACGTTCCTCTTTGGCGCCGTGGGGAGCGTGCTGTGCCTCCCGGCCATGTTCCTGCTGCAGGATCCGGTCCTGCCCGAGGACCTTCTGACCTGGACTTGCGTGCTGTCTGCATCCCCGCCTGTCCTTCCCAGCGCCAGCTAATGGGTGATCTAAAACCCACCTAGTCTCTTGGTGTGGCCGCAGGTTGCACTCCAAGTGGTGGTGACTCTGCCGGCCCAGTACCACGTAAGC TGGTGGGAGGTGGTGACCCCCTTCGACATCATGGGGGCCGGGGTCATCCTGGGAAGCATCGCCATCATCACTGCCCAGAATATCAGCTGCGACACGCCCCAGGATGACGAAGGGGTGGTGTGA